A window from Setaria italica strain Yugu1 chromosome VIII, Setaria_italica_v2.0, whole genome shotgun sequence encodes these proteins:
- the LOC101774684 gene encoding pathogenesis-related protein PR-4 — protein MAAGGKVTGGRLALVAALLCAAAAMAAAQQASGVRATYNYYRPQNINWDLNAASAYCATWDAGKSYAWRSKYGWTAFCGPAGPTGQASCGQCLLVTNSATGASTTVRIVDQCSNGGLDLDYDTAFSKIDNGQGVNDGHLTVSYQFVDCGEPRE, from the exons ATGGCGGCCGGCGGTAAGGTGACCGGAGGGCGGCTGGcgctggtggcggcgctgctgtgcgcggcggcagccatggcggcggcgcagcaggcGTCCGGCGTGCGCGCGACCTACAACTACTACCGCCCGCAGAACATCAACTGGGACCTCAACGCCGCCAGCGCGTACTGCGCCACCTGGGACGCCGGCAAGTCCTACGCCTGGCGCAGCAAGTACGGCTGGACCGCCTTCTGCGGGCCCGCCGGCCCCACCGGCCAGGCCTCGTGCGGGCAGTGCCTCCTG GTGACCAACTCGGCGACGGGCGCGTCGACGACGGTGAGGATCGTGGACCAGTGCAGCAACGGCGGGCTCGACCTGGACTACGACACGGCCTTCAGCAAGATCGACAACGGGCAGGGTGTCAACGATGGCCACCTCACCGTCAGCTACCAGTTCGTCGATTGCGGCGAACCCCGCGAGTAG
- the LOC101775087 gene encoding barwin gives MAAMIAGARALAVAALLCAAVAAAAAQQASNVRATYHLYNPAENGWDLNRVGAYCATWDAGKPLSWRQQYGWTAFCGPAGPRGQAACGQCIRVTNRGTGASITARIVDQCSNGGLDLDFETVFKKIDTNGLGYQMGHLNVDYQFVGC, from the exons ATGGCGGCGATGATCGCCGGTGCGCGGGCGCTCGCGGTGGCGGCCCTCCTCtgcgcggccgtggcggcggccgcagcgcaGCAGGCGTCCAACGTCCGCGCGACGTACCACCTCTACAACCCGGCGGAGAACGGGTGGGACCTGAACCGCGTCGGCGCCTACTGCGCCACCTGGGACGCCGGCAAGCCGCTGTCGTGGCGGCAGCAGTACGGCTGGACCGCCTTCTGCGGGCCCGCGGGGCCCAGGGGCCAGGCCGCCTGTGGCCAGTGCATCCGG GTGACGAACCGCGGGACGGGCGCGTCGATCACGGCGAGGATCGTGGACCAGTGCAGCAACGGCGGGCTGGACCTGGACTTCGAGACGGTGTTCAAGAAGATCGACACCAACGGGCTGGGCTACCAGATGGGACACCTCAACGTCGACTACCAGTTCGTCGGCTGCTga